Proteins from a genomic interval of Rosa chinensis cultivar Old Blush chromosome 2, RchiOBHm-V2, whole genome shotgun sequence:
- the LOC112188518 gene encoding uncharacterized protein LOC112188518 isoform X2, producing MFPSGTIRRRLAALLRPWLREEPELELSLGLISSHAVAKNLRFDTAALNRLGDDSDGLLYKEVSVEQLSVRFSNWLAPAFSIEFHGVKVMLSTRELKKKKKKKKKLSEDTFAEDTKKKKLSEIDPQGSAVHAFLENLMATSTTPKNKFKTSLLNLLLTHCQLQVHDISVQVQVPILNDSFFCSLDIEDINVDPQYIDRGCLLRGLFGTFFVPMKESSFAIVGSGCEVGFKRAGQLKRVLLLTELCSCIKLNDFQLVDINLRVPEIHFSFSPDDVSFYLAFTTASSQESHRARDGRQLWKLAASRIDNMTSAHRWSLQKSAVAVCFWLRYLNAYEYLLLLIGYYDDHLLKRSAIRIYEDKMLLSSVENQWKVISDIEKELPAEAIAQAWKVARNRAASNVQCPEYSSKKPFVTTIYNFLLIILSLLACAWRFFCKIVLFIMHLFVFRKILVNEPKSADLDIVSEGPCTQFCFSLMLGKVQITISHRNEIQLLVNEKLKSHLGITYSDSLSFRLSVDALLLKYVEDMCEESLLISCGQLKVRSSSLMEAPVKESSSKLFFSSMEAHWKESNDKWNNILWGEPAEIFPLLETSETGCADHVEGSCVSFLKDMWLDWRSECDKFGKSEIQYSETPFLLCEFKNFLIYPDLKTSDSGFWKFYFVLGKLNLVLGYSSIVSLSLLFRQIQHTLCWGETNGQSPGLSHSPRTSESKPEISLDSKYKCYANRLEMALLKMLPKKHVQLGVFIAGPHILMSLGKNFDGGNKDKNHVYIQDDFHVAFDVHNIEAAVWPTSKFDLASFVGPSASDDVEPECVRMDQPLVIDISNSNNGKYQAQGGISLGSYIRVDGLDVCLVAAAGKRQSQILVSKPMTLQLLSSREYVHSFSTNVIAFSAALFGKTEGFTILSYMDEFDVLFQVLANLSSAVSYSFRHFASVSDLPLQFGKQQYSNAESENEETTAHEPPLNYSSVLFSTNGTFKIKSMNIIVHKSRMGDNVGSCLATSDASSSKQLSEHDLPDYGIWISVHQTSLDMSYKEGKVILLSNLSEIQSSSFRYKNRRGKSTDQSELSDLLLQSLDCIYQLSLSSCVLSLSLFLSQNCSSIGTVSNTLDTNSVSETEHTENFPFTNSESSGHQNYSFIQGSELVSNIRPPGSSHWLLVNLALGKIYVGRCSAKNVMNEAHQLNKFLSSVSVGGEFQRISCEIQGGFLFLETTASATLLRCFSSYLDCFTNILSGSQSSDKHVEEDKPIEEADTAVNMTRPDSHSDKDCMQETPCTSPLVKGGQMEAFSLNISRFSCALVIQEENGAVQELVLEIDAHLNVELENMLRKFIFKLSRISILSQVLQEILENKTQSSQVSSVTSNTFQSHAASGASTGSQHMDEIHPVNNASSSRRPGSQEEHSEHSSLHEVFRLSHHKYILKGQELASSECELRQEGGTAFISVEKPLNEVWVGSGTISCFDITISLSQIQMLLSMISSFSGVFGEELISEPDRRHWSNDEELKNSVETMVPNGAIVAIQDVHQHMYFTVEGNEDKYSLAGAVHYSLVGESALFMVKYNNQKGWNSSVLWFSLISLHAKNASGEPLRLNYRRGSDFVDVSSANDNAGALWTAVSCEPESYEGDIDWEPYNQLVKRTFYLVNKKNDSAVAIVDGIPEFVRKPGNPIKLKVFHNAPTAHDIKMDNYPGEASVARPQQSDEGKTSGKGGKLPCIDVTFDTISLTIIHELVDTKDMPLLRCCIGRTGQSKHELEESKDMALLGGCSDRTERSKLTVQILPSKVRIISSLTTVVYYFDAQRNKWRELIHPVETCLFYRSSFQIQSSEAVSHGVPVHIHCRTKELNISLSELSLDILLFTVGKLNLAGPFSVRSTKIWANCCKVENQSGLNLLCQCDEQSVKVSRRQSTSIILRCSDLENQPPEMASVMSIRLTGPRSSLMTSPIHVSHLEAQAFAWRTQIMSLKDSQTYPGPFVIVDVSRKSQDGLSILISPLVRIHNETGLSIKLRFRRSQQKEDVFASVVLNAGDTYDDSMAMFDAINLSGEEKKALRSLSLGNFLFSFRPEIPDGLMNSKKSISAEWSDDLKGGKAVRLSGIFDKLSYKVRKAFFSESAKSSFSTAHCTLKSEGANTVDMHFLIQSIRRNVPIVQPDRSMNLLENSKSPVALQEQKDIYLLPTVCVSNLLHTEIHVFVSESDGRPTIASDNDRNQSTISSGSMVEFYANPSIIYFTITLTGYDASCKPANSSDWVKKLLKQKSDVPSVDIDLDFGGGKYSAALRLSRGSRGTLEAAIFTSYSLKNDTEFGLCFFVSNKRPLSRDEAEKYGSSIPSEFGLYLPPKSTRSWFLKSSKVRLKLLKDNASEMLIDLDSLSGLAEISLETEEGSGIRSITKLGVSTGPPLSKVVVPSQIVTMVPRHVVINESGENIIVRQCYLQDDTVGMIPVNSKQRAPLQLWNVIDKKRDISLFERVMKKHRKANDDSPIYLQFRLNESKLGWSGPVCIASLGRFFLKFKRQQLDQVTALESNVTEFASVHLVEEGSTLGLHFHKPPNVSLPYRIENCLPDVSITYYQKDSSEPEIIASESCTDYVWDDLTLPHKLVVRINVFYYVKLTWIR from the exons ATGTTTCCGAGCGGCACAATCCGGCGGAGGCTGGCCGCTCTGCTGCGGCCGTGGCTTCGGGAAGAGCCGGAACTCGAGCTCAGTTTGGGGCTGATCAGTTCGCACGCGGTGGCTAAGAACCTCCGGTTCGATACCGCGGCGCTCAATCGGCTCGGCGACGATTCGGACGGGCTTTTGTATAAGGAGGTCAGTGTCGAACAGTTGAGCGTTCGGTTCTCGAACTGGCTCGCTCCTGCATTTTCAATCGAGTTTCATGGCGTCAAAGTGATGCTCTCGACTCG ggagttgaagaagaagaagaagaagaagaagaagctttctGAGGATACATTTGCAGAGGatacgaagaagaagaagctttctGAGATTGATCCTCAG GGGAGTGCTGTGCATgcttttctggaaaatcttaTGGCTACTTCTACGACTCCGAAAAATAAGTTCAAAACATCTCTTTTGAATCTGTTACTCACACACTGTCAGCTCCAAGTGCATGATATTAGTGTCCAAGTCCAGGTTCCGATCTTAAATGATTCGTTTTTCTGTTCACTGGATATAGAAGATATAAATGTAGATCCTCAGTATATTGATCGTGGGTGTCTTCTTCGAGGCCTTTTTGGTACATTCTTTGTACCTATGAAGGAGAGCTCTTTTGCTATAGTAGGCAGTGGTTGTGAGGTTGGTTTTAAGAGGGCAGGTCAACTCAAACGTGTCTTGTTATTGACCGAGTTGTGCAGTTGCATTAAGTTGAATGATTTTCAGCTTGTAGACATCAATCTTCGAGTCCCTGAaatacatttttcattttctccgGATGATGTTTCTTTCTATTTGGCATTCACTACAGCATCATCCCAAGAATCTCATCGTGCTAGAGATGGCAGACAACTGTGGAAGCTAGCTGCGAGTAGAATTGACAATATGACTTCAGCTCATAGGTGGTCGTTGCAAAAGTCAGCTGTTGCTGTTTGTTTCTGGTTACGTTATCTCAATGCTTATGAGTATTTACTGTTGCTAATTGGATATTATGACGACCACTTACTAAAAAGATCAGCTATTAGAATCTATGAGGACAAGATGCTTTTGAGTTCTGTTGAAAACCAATGGAAGGTGATTTCTGATATTGAGAAAGAGCTGCCAGCTGAAGCTATTGCACAGGCATGGAAAGTAGCCCGTAACAGAGCAGCATCAAATGTTCAATGTCCCGAATATAGTTCCAAAAAACCATTTGTGACTACAATTTACAACTTCCTTCTCATAATCCTTTCATTACTAGCTTGTGCCTGGAGATTTTTTTGCAAGATAGTCCTTTTTATTATGCACCTCTTTGTTTTTAGGAAAATATTAGTCAATGAGCCAAAGAGTGCAGATCTGGATATTGTTTCTGAAGGTCCGTGTACGCAGTTTTGCTTCAGTTTGATGCTTGGAAAAGTTCAAATCACTATCTCTCATAGAAATGAAATTCAACTCTTAGTAAATGAGAAGTTGAAATCACATCTTGGGATCACTTACTCGGATTCACTTTCATTTCGTCTTTCAGTTGATGCACTGTTATTAAAATATGTAGAGGACATGTGTGAAGAGTCTTTACTGATATCCTGTGGGCAATTAAAGGTCAGATCCTCATCTCTTATGGAAGCTCCTGTTAAAGAAAGCAGTTCAAAATTATTCTTTAGTTCTATGGAAGCACATTGGAAGGAGAGCAATGATAAGTGGAACAATATTCTGTGGGGTGAGCCAGCAGAAATATTTCCACTTTTAGAAACTTCTGAAACTGGTTGTGCTGATCATGTTGAAGGTTCTTGTGTCTCATTTCTGAAAGACATGTGGTTGGATTGGAGAAGTGAGTGCGATAAATTTGGAAAAAGTGAAATTCAGTACTCTGAAACTCCATTCCTTCTTTGTGAATTTAAAAATTTCTTGATATATCCAGACCTCAAAACATCGGATTCTGGTTTTTGGAAGTTCTATTTTGTTCTGGGAAAGTTGAATCTTGTGTTGGGATATTCATCAATAGTATCATTGTCTTTGCTATTTAGGCAGATACAACATACTCTATGCTGGGGAGAGACCAATGGTCAGTCACCCGGTCTTTCACATTCTCCAAGAACCAGTGAGAGTAAACCAGAAATCAGTCTGGATAGCAAATACAAGTGCTATGCTAATAGATTAGAAATGGCATTGCTTAAAATGCTTCCAAAAAAACATGTTCAACTAGGGGTATTCATTGCTGGTCCTCACATCCTTATGTCATTGGGAAAGAATTTTGACGGTggcaacaaagacaaaaatcaTGTATATATTCAGGACGATTTTCACGTTGCATTTGATGTGCACAATATTGAAGCTGCTGTTTGGCCAACCTCAAAGTTTGATCTTGCATCATTCGTGGGGCCCTCAGCATCTGATGATGTGGAACCAGAGTGCGTCAGGATGGACCAGCCTCTGGTGATTGATATCTCTAACTCTAATAATGGGAAGTATCAAGCTCAGGGTGGGATCTCTCTTGGTTCCTACATACGAGTTGATGGTTTAGATGTCTGCCTGGTTGCCGCAGCAGGAAAACGACAAAGCCAGATTTTGGTTTCTAAGCCAATGACTTTGCAGTTGTTATCCTCCAG GGAGTATGTTCATTCATTTAGCACAAATGTTATTGCTTTCTCTGCGGCTTTGTTTGGGAAAACTGAAGGATTCACCATTTTATCGTACATGGATGAATTTGATGTTCTCTTTCAG GTGCTTGCAAATTTATCTTCTGCAGTATCATATTCATTTAGACATTTTGCATCTGTCAGTGACTTGCCATTACAATTTGGAAAGCAACAATATTCAAATGCTGAATCTGAGAACGAGGAGACTACAGCGCATGAACCTCCCTTGAATTATAGCAGTGTCCTATTTTCAACTAATGGGACCTTCAAAATCAAGTCAATGAATATAATCGTGCACAAGTCTAGGATGGGTGATAATGTGGGGAGCTGCCTAGCAACCTCTGATGCTTCAAGTAGCAAACAGTTGTCTGAGCATGACTTGCCTGATTATGGAATTTGGATTTCAGTTCATCAAACAAGTCTTGATATGTCTTACAAAGAAGGAAAAGTGATACTTCTTTCTAATTTATCAGAAATTCAGTCTTCAAGTTTTAGATATAAGAATCGGAGAGGCAAAAGTACTGATCAGTCTGAACTTAGTGATCTGCTACTGCAATCTCTTGATTGCATATATCAACTATCACTTTCTAGTTGTGTACTTAGTTTATCACTGTTCCTATCTCAGAACTGCTCATCTATTGGCACTGTTAGCAACACACTTGATACTAATTCTGTGAGTGAAACAGAGCACACGGAAAATTTCCCATTCACTAATTCTGAAAGCTCAGGTCATCAGAACTATAGCTTTATTCAAGGGTCAGAACTGGTTTCAAATATTCGACCTCCGGGCTCAAGCCATTGGTTACTTGTAAATCTTGCACTGGGTAAGATTTATGTGGGAAGATGCTCAGCAAAGAATGTTATGAATGAGGCGCATCAATTAAATAAGTTTTTGTCATCAGTTTCTGTTGGTGGTGAATTTCAGAGAATCAGTTGTGAAATTCAG GGTGGTTTCCTTTTCCTTGAAACAACAGCTTCGGCTACCTTATTGCGATGTTTTTCTTCATATCTTGATTGCTTCACAAATATTTTATCTGGCTCACAATCATCCGATAAGCACGTTGAAGAAGATAAGCCCATTGAAGAAGCTGATACTGCTGTAAATATGACTAGACCAGATAGTCATTCTGATAAGGACTGTATGCAAGAGACTCCTTGTACATCTCCACTGGTCAAAGGGGGACAGATGGAAGCTTTTAGCTTAAATATATCTCGTTTTTCTTGCGCTCTTGTGATTCAGGAAGAGAATG GTGCTGTACAGGAGCTTGTGCTTGAGATTGATGCCCATTTGAACGTTGAGTTGGAAAACATGCTAAGAAAATTTATATTTAAGCTTTCTCGCATATCAATCCTTTCTCAGGTCCTTCAAgaaattttggaaaataaaacccAAAGTTCTCAAGTTTCTTCAGTCACATCGAATACTTTTCAATCTCATGCTGCATCAGGAGCGTCTACAGGTTCTCAGCACATGGACGAGATTCATCCTGTTAATAATGCAAGTAGTTCAAGACGTCCTGGATCACAGGAAGAGCACTCTGAACATAGTTCTCTGCATGAGGTATTTCGTCTAAGTCATCACAAATATATCCTAAAGGGTCAAGAACTAGCCTCCAGTGAGTGCGAGTTAAGACAGGAAGGGGGAACTGCCTTCATATCAGTTGAGAAGCCTTTAAATGAAGTTTGGGTTGGAAGCGGAACTATTTCATGTTTTGATATTACAATATCTCTATCTCAAATACAG ATGCTTTTGTCTATGATTTCATCCTTTTCTGGGGTATTTGGGGAGGAGTTGATCAGTGAACCGGATAGAAGGCACTGGTCTAATGACGAGGAATTAAAAAATAGTGTGGAGACAATGGTTCCTAATG GTGCAATAGTGGCAATTCAGGATGTCCATCAACATATGTATTTTACTGTTGAGGGTAATGAGGATAAGTACAGCTTAGCGGGTGCAGTTCATTATTCTCTTGTGGGAGAAAGCGCTCTTTTCATG GTCAAGTATAACAATCAAAAGGGATGGAATTCATCAGTTTTGTGGTTCTCCTTGATATCGTTGCATGCCAAGAATGCTTCTGGGGAGCCATTGCGCTTGAACTACCGTCGAGGATCTGATTTTGTTGACGTCTCTAGTGCGAATGATAATGCAGGGGCACTTTGGACAGCGGTTTCTTGTGAGCCTGAAAGTTATGAGGGTGACATTGACTGGGAGCCCTACAATCAATTGGTTAAAAGGACCTTTTACCTTGTAAACAAAAAGAATGACTCTGCTGTTGCTATTGTAGATGGGATTCCAGAGTTTGTTAGAAAGCCTGGAAATCCAATCAAGTTGAAAGTGTTCCACAATGCTCCTACAGCTCATGACATAAAGATGGATAACTACCCTGGAGAGGCATCTGTGGCTCGTCCGCAACAGAGTGATGAAGGGAAAACTTCTGGGAAGGGTGGAAAGCTTCCTTGCATTGATGTTACATTTGACACAATTTCCTTGACCATTATCCATGAACTCGTAGATACAAAAGACATGCCTCTCCTTCGTTGTTGCATTGGCAGAACTGGACAGTCCAAACATGAACTTGAAGAGTCAAAAGACATGGCTCTCCTTGGTGGTTGCAGTGACAGAACCGAACGATCCAAACTTACTGTTCAAATTCTCCCTTCTAAAGTTAGGATTATAAGCTCCTTAACAACAGTGGTATATTACTTTGATGCACAAAGAAACAAATG GAGAGAACTTATCCACCCAGTTGAAACATGCCTTTTCTATCGTTCAAGCTTCCAAATTCAGAGTTCAGAAGCTGTTTCGCATGGAGTACCTGTTCATATCCATTGCAGAACTAAAGAG TTGAATATATCCCTATCCGAACTTTCATTGGACATACTTCTCTTTACAGTTGGGAAACTAAATTTAGCTGGTCCTTTCTCAGTGAGAAGTACTAAGATTTGGGCCAATTGTTGCAAG GTGGAGAACCAGTCAGGATTAAACCTTCTTTGTCAGTGTGATGAGCAAAGTGTAAAAGTTTCCAGAAGGCAGTCTACGTCCATTATTTTAAG GTGCTCGGATTTGGAAAACCAACCTCCAGAGATGGCATCAGTCATGTCAATCCGACTTACTGGTCCTAGATCTTCTTTGATGACCTCTCCAATTCATGTCTCTCACCTAGAAGCTCAAGCATTTGCTTGGAGAACACAAATAATGTCACTTAAAG ATTCACAAACTTACCCTGGACCATTTGTTATAGTTGACGTTTCAAGGAAATCCCAG GATGGTTTGTCAATTCTTATTTCTCCTCTCGTAAGAATACACAATGAAACTGGATTGTCTATAAAGCTACGATTTCGACGATCTCAGCAGAAGGAAGATGTGTTTGCTTCAGTGGTGCTTAATGCTGGTGATACATATGATGACTCCATGGCCATGTTTGATGCTATAAATTTGTCTGGTGAAGAAAAGAAGGCCCTGAGGTCTTTAAGTCTTG gcaatttcttgttctcttttagaCCTGAAATTCCAGATGGCTTAATGAACTCTAAGAAATCAATTTCAGCAGAATGGTCAGATGATCTTAAAGGTGGAAAGGCAGTTCGTCTCTCTGGAATCTTTGATAAATTAAGCTATAAAGTGCGGAAGGCTTTCTTTAGTGAATCTGCAAAATCTTCCTTCAGCACTGCCCATTGTACTCTTAAATCGGAAGGGGCAAATACTGTCGACATGCATTTTTTGATTCAGAGTATAAGGAGAAATGTTCCTATTGTACAACCTGATAGGTCTATGAATCTCCTTGAAAATAGCAAATCACCAGTTGCCTTACAAGAGCAAAAGGATATTTATCTTCTTCCTACAGTGTGTGTTTCCAATTTATTGCATACGGAGATACATGTCTTTGTCAGTGAATCAG ATGGACGTCCTACTATTGCGTCTGACAATGATAGGAATCAATCAACCATATCTTCTGGTTCCATGGTTGAATTTTATGCCAACCCTTCGATTATTTACTTCACAATCACACTGACTGGTTATGATGCAAGCTGCAAACCAGCGAACAGCAGTGATTGGGTCAAAAAGTTACTGAAGCAGAAAAGTGATGTGCCTTCTGTGGACATTGATCTGGATTTTGGTGGGGGAAAGTATTCTGCTGCCTTAAGATTGTCTCGAGGGAGCAGAGGCACATTAGAG GCTGCTATTTTCACATCATACTCCCTGAAAAATGATACAGAATTTGGCCTTTGTTTCTTTGTGTCTAATAAGAGGCCCCTTTCTAG GGATGAAGCAGAGAAGTATGGTTCTAGCATTCCTTCAGAATTTGGATTATATTTGCCTCCAAAGTCAACCAGATCATGGTTCTTAAA ATCCAGCAAAGTGCGTCTCAAATTGCTAAAAGATAATGCATCGGAGATGCTTATCGACTTGGATTCTTTATCAGGACTTGCGGAGATAAGTTTGGAAACAGAGGAAGGATCTGGAATCAGATCTATTACAAAGCTTGGGGTTTCCACAGGACCACCTTTGAGTAAAGTGGTTGTGCCATCACAAATAGTAACTATGGTCCCAAGACATGTTGTAATAAATGAATCAGGAGAAAACATCATTGTTCGCCAATGTTATTTGCAG GATGACACTGTTGGCATGATCCCCGTCAACAGTAAACAGAGGGCGCCTCTACAGCTGTGGAATGTGATAGACAAGAAGAGAGATATCAGTTTGTTTGAGCGTGTTATGAAAAAGCACAGAAAAGCTAATGATGATTCACCAATATATCTCCAGTTTCGATTGAATGAGTCTAAGTTAGGTTGGTCGGGGCCAGTATGCATTGCTTCTCTAGGAAGATTTTTCCTCAAGTTCAAAAGGCAGCAATTGGACCAAGTGACAGCACTAGAAAGCAATGTAACAGAATTCGCTTCTGTTCATCTTGTTGAAGAAGGCTCTACTCTTGGTTTACACTTCCATAAACCTCCAAATGTCAGTCTCCCATACCGAATTGAGAATTGCTTGCCTGATGTGTCGATAACTTACTACCAGAAG GATTCATCAGAGCCAGAGATTATTGCATCGGAAAGTTGCACTGATTATGTTTGGGATGATTTGACTCTTCCACATAAGTTGGTCGTCAGGATCAATG TCTTCTACTACGTGAAATTAACTTGGATAAGGTGA